Proteins encoded together in one Helicobacter pylori window:
- a CDS encoding urease accessory protein UreD → MNTYAQESKLRLKTKIGADGRCVIEDNFFTPPFKLMAPFYPKDDLAEIMLLAVSPGLMKGDAQDMQLSIGQNCKLRITSQSFEKIHNTEDGFASRDMHIVVGENAFLDFAPFPLIPFENAHFKGNTTISLRSSSQLLYSEIIVAGRVARNELFKFNRLHTKIAILQDEKPIYYDNTILDPKTTDMNNMCMFDGYTHYLNLVLVNCPIELSGARECIEESKGVDGAVSEIASSHLCLKALAKGSEPLLHLREKIARFITQTITPKI, encoded by the coding sequence ATGAACACTTACGCTCAAGAATCCAAGCTCAGGCTAAAAACCAAAATAGGGGCTGATGGGCGGTGCGTGATTGAAGACAATTTCTTCACGCCCCCCTTTAAGCTCATGGCGCCCTTTTACCCTAAAGACGATTTAGCTGAAATCATGCTTTTAGCGGTAAGCCCTGGCTTAATGAAAGGCGATGCACAAGACATGCAATTAAGCATCGGTCAAAATTGCAAACTAAGGATCACTTCGCAATCCTTTGAAAAAATCCATAACACTGAAGACGGGTTTGCCAGCAGAGACATGCATATCGTTGTGGGGGAAAACGCCTTTTTAGACTTCGCGCCTTTCCCGTTAATCCCCTTTGAAAACGCGCATTTTAAGGGCAATACCACGATTTCTTTACGCTCTAGCTCCCAATTGCTTTATAGTGAAATCATTGTCGCTGGGCGAGTGGCGCGCAATGAGTTGTTTAAATTCAACCGCCTGCACACCAAAATCGCTATTTTACAAGATGAGAAGCCCATCTATTATGATAATACGATTTTAGATCCCAAAACCACCGACATGAATAACATGTGCATGTTTGATGGCTATACACATTATTTGAATTTGGTGCTTGTCAATTGCCCCATAGAGCTGTCTGGCGCGCGAGAATGCATTGAAGAGAGCAAAGGAGTGGATGGAGCCGTGAGCGAAATCGCTAGTTCTCATTTATGCCTAAAAGCTTTAGCGAAAGGTTCAGAACCCTTGTTGCATTTAAGAGAAAAAATCGCTCGCTTTATCACCCAAACGATTACGCCAAAGATTTAA
- the ureG gene encoding urease accessory protein UreG: MVKIGVCGPVGSGKTALIEALTRHMSKDYDMAVITNDIYTKEDAEFMCKNSVMPRERIIGVETGGCPHTAIREDASMNLEAVEEMHGRFPNLELLLIESGGDNLSATFNPELADFTIFVIDVAEGDKIPRKGGPGITRSDLLVINKIDLAPYVGADLKVMERDSKKMRGEKPFIFTNIRAKEGLDDVIAWIKRNALLED; encoded by the coding sequence ATGGTAAAAATTGGAGTTTGTGGTCCTGTAGGAAGCGGTAAAACCGCCTTGATTGAAGCTTTAACGCGCCACATGTCAAAGGATTATGACATGGCGGTCATCACTAACGATATTTACACTAAAGAAGACGCGGAGTTTATGTGTAAAAATTCAGTAATGCCACGAGAGAGGATCATTGGCGTAGAAACGGGGGGCTGTCCACACACCGCTATTAGAGAAGACGCTTCCATGAATTTAGAAGCGGTAGAAGAAATGCATGGCCGTTTCCCTAATTTGGAACTGCTTTTGATTGAAAGCGGAGGCGACAACCTTTCAGCGACTTTCAACCCAGAGCTAGCGGACTTTACGATCTTTGTGATTGATGTGGCTGAGGGCGATAAAATCCCCAGAAAAGGCGGACCAGGAATCACGCGATCAGACTTGCTTGTCATCAATAAGATTGACTTAGCCCCCTATGTGGGAGCGGACTTGAAAGTCATGGAAAGGGATTCTAAAAAGATGCGCGGCGAAAAACCCTTCATTTTTACGAATATCCGCGCTAAAGAAGGCCTAGACGATGTGATCGCATGGATTAAGCGCAACGCTTTATTGGAAGATTGA
- a CDS encoding urease accessory protein UreF, whose protein sequence is MDKGKSVKSTEKSVGIPPKTPKTDNNAHVDNEFLILQVNDAVFPIGSYTHSFGLETYIQQKRVTHKESALEYLKANLSSQFLYTEMLSLKLTYESALQQDLEKILGIEEIIRLSTSPMELRLANQKLGNRFIKTLQAMNELDMGEFFNAYAQQTKDPTHATSYGVFAASLGIELKKALRHYLYAQTSNMVINCVKSVPLSQNDGQKILLSLQSLFNQLIEKTLELDESHLCAASVQNDIKAMQHESLYSRLYMS, encoded by the coding sequence ATGGATAAAGGAAAGAGCGTGAAAAGCACTGAAAAAAGCGTGGGTATACCCCCAAAAACCCCAAAGACAGACAACAATGCTCATGTGGATAATGAATTTCTGATTTTGCAAGTCAATGATGCGGTGTTCCCTATTGGATCTTACACGCATTCTTTTGGGCTAGAAACTTATATTCAGCAAAAAAGGGTTACCCATAAAGAAAGTGCTTTAGAGTATTTAAAAGCCAATCTCTCTAGCCAGTTCCTTTACACGGAAATGCTGAGCTTAAAACTCACCTATGAAAGTGCCCTCCAACAAGATTTAGAAAAAATCTTAGGGATTGAAGAAATCATTAGGCTATCCACAAGCCCCATGGAATTACGATTAGCCAATCAAAAGCTAGGCAATCGTTTCATTAAAACCTTACAAGCTATGAACGAATTAGACATGGGCGAATTTTTCAACGCTTACGCTCAACAAACCAAAGATCCCACCCATGCCACTAGCTATGGCGTTTTTGCGGCGAGTTTGGGGATTGAATTGAAAAAGGCTTTAAGGCATTATCTTTATGCGCAAACTTCCAACATGGTAATCAACTGCGTTAAAAGCGTCCCACTATCTCAAAACGACGGGCAAAAAATCTTATTGAGCTTGCAAAGCCTTTTTAACCAGCTCATAGAAAAAACCCTAGAACTAGACGAAAGCCACCTGTGTGCGGCAAGCGTTCAAAACGACATTAAGGCGATGCAACACGAGAGTTTATACTCGCGCCTTTATATGTCTTGA
- the ureE gene encoding urease accessory protein UreE → MIIERLMGNLRDLNPLDFNVDYVDLEWFETRKKIARFKTRQGKDIAIRLKDAPKLGLSQGDILFKEEKEIIAVNILDSEVIHIQAKSVAEVAKICYEIGNRHAALYYGESQFEFKTPFEKPTLALLEKLGVQNRVLSSKLDSKERLTVSMPHSEPNFKVSLASDFKVVMK, encoded by the coding sequence ATGATCATAGAGCGTTTAATGGGCAATCTAAGGGATTTAAACCCCTTGGATTTCAATGTGGATTATGTGGATTTAGAATGGTTTGAAACGAGGAAAAAAATCGCTCGTTTTAAAACCAGGCAAGGCAAAGACATAGCCATACGCCTTAAAGACGCTCCCAAGTTGGGTCTCTCTCAAGGGGATATTTTATTTAAAGAAGAGAAGGAAATTATCGCCGTTAATATCTTGGATTCTGAAGTCATTCATATCCAAGCCAAGAGCGTGGCAGAAGTAGCGAAAATATGCTACGAAATAGGGAACCGCCATGCGGCTTTATACTATGGCGAGTCTCAATTTGAATTTAAAACACCATTTGAAAAGCCCACGCTAGCGTTATTAGAAAAGCTAGGGGTTCAAAATCGTGTTTTAAGTTCAAAACTGGATTCCAAAGAACGCTTAACCGTGAGCATGCCCCATAGTGAGCCTAATTTTAAGGTCTCACTAGCGAGCGATTTTAAAGTGGTCATGAAATAG
- a CDS encoding acid-activated urea channel, with protein sequence MLGLVLLYVGIVLISNGICGLTKVDPKSTAVMNFFVGGLSIICNVVVITYSALNPTAPVEGAEDIAQVSHHLTNFYGPATGLLFGFTYLYAAINHTFGLDWRPYSWYSLFVAINTVPAAILSHYSDMLDDHKVLGITEGDWWAIIWLAWGVLWLTAFIENILKIPLGKFTPWLAIIEGILTAWIPAWLLFIQHWV encoded by the coding sequence ATGCTAGGACTTGTATTGTTATATGTTGGGATTGTTTTAATCAGCAATGGGATTTGCGGATTAACCAAAGTCGATCCTAAAAGCACTGCGGTGATGAACTTTTTTGTGGGCGGACTTTCCATTATTTGTAATGTGGTTGTCATCACTTATTCCGCTCTCAACCCTACAGCCCCTGTAGAAGGTGCTGAAGATATTGCTCAAGTATCGCACCATTTGACTAATTTCTATGGGCCAGCGACTGGGTTATTGTTTGGTTTTACCTACTTGTATGCGGCCATCAACCACACTTTTGGTTTGGATTGGAGGCCTTATTCTTGGTATAGCTTATTCGTAGCGATCAACACTGTTCCTGCTGCAATTTTATCCCACTATAGCGATATGCTTGATGACCACAAAGTGTTAGGCATCACTGAAGGCGATTGGTGGGCGATCATTTGGTTGGCTTGGGGTGTTTTGTGGCTTACCGCTTTCATTGAAAACATCTTGAAAATCCCTTTAGGGAAATTCACTCCATGGCTTGCTATCATTGAGGGTATTTTAACCGCTTGGATCCCTGCTTGGTTACTCTTTATCCAACACTGGGTGTGA
- a CDS encoding urease subunit beta — protein MKKISRKEYVSMYGPTTGDKVRLGDTDLIAEVEHDYTIYGEELKFGGGKTLREGMSQSNNPSKEELDLIITNALIVDYTGIYKADIGIKDGKIAGIGKGGNKDMQDGVKNNLSVGPATEALAGEGLIVTAGGIDTHIHFISPQQIPTAFASGVTTMIGGGTGPADGTNATTITPGRRNLKWMLRAAEEYSMNLGFLAKGNASNDASLADQIEAGAIGFKIHEDWGTTPSAINHALDVADKYDVQVAIHTDTLNEAGCVEDTMAAIAGRTMHTFHTEGAGGGHAPDIIKVAGEHNILPASTNPTIPFTVNTEAEHMDMLMVCHHLDKSIKEDVQFADSRIRPQTIAAEDTLHDMGIFSITSSDSQAMGRVGEVITRTWQTADKNKKEFGRLKEEKGDNDNFRIKRYLSKYTINPAIAHGISEYVGSVEVGKVADLVLWSPAFFGVKPNMIIKGGFIALSQMGDANASIPTPQPVYYREMFAHHGKAKYDANITFVSQAAYDKGIKEELGLERQVLPVKNCRNITKKDMQFNDTTAHIEVNPETYHVFVDGKEVTSKPANKVSLAQLFSIF, from the coding sequence ATGAAAAAGATTAGCAGAAAAGAATATGTTTCTATGTATGGTCCTACTACAGGCGATAAAGTGAGATTGGGCGATACAGACTTGATCGCTGAAGTAGAACATGACTACACCATTTATGGCGAAGAGCTTAAATTCGGTGGCGGTAAAACCCTAAGAGAAGGCATGAGCCAATCTAACAACCCTAGCAAAGAAGAGCTAGATCTAATCATCACTAACGCTTTAATCGTGGATTACACCGGTATTTACAAAGCGGATATTGGTATTAAAGACGGCAAAATCGCTGGCATCGGTAAAGGCGGTAACAAAGACATGCAAGATGGCGTTAAAAACAATCTTAGCGTGGGCCCTGCTACTGAAGCCTTAGCCGGTGAAGGTTTGATCGTAACTGCTGGTGGTATTGACACACACATCCACTTCATCTCCCCCCAACAAATCCCTACAGCTTTTGCAAGCGGTGTAACAACCATGATTGGTGGCGGAACCGGTCCTGCTGATGGCACTAATGCGACTACTATCACTCCAGGCAGAAGAAATTTAAAATGGATGCTCAGAGCGGCTGAAGAATATTCTATGAACTTAGGTTTCTTAGCTAAAGGTAACGCTTCTAACGACGCGAGCTTAGCCGATCAAATTGAAGCTGGTGCGATTGGCTTTAAAATCCACGAAGACTGGGGCACCACTCCTTCTGCAATCAATCATGCGTTAGATGTTGCGGACAAATACGATGTGCAAGTCGCTATCCACACAGACACTTTGAATGAAGCTGGTTGTGTAGAAGACACTATGGCTGCTATTGCCGGACGCACTATGCACACTTTCCACACTGAAGGCGCTGGTGGCGGACACGCTCCTGATATTATTAAAGTGGCCGGTGAACACAACATTCTACCCGCTTCCACTAACCCCACTATCCCTTTCACTGTGAATACAGAAGCCGAACACATGGACATGCTTATGGTGTGCCACCACTTGGATAAAAGCATTAAAGAAGATGTTCAGTTCGCTGATTCAAGGATTCGCCCTCAAACCATTGCGGCTGAAGACACTTTGCATGACATGGGGATTTTCTCCATCACTAGTTCTGACTCTCAAGCGATGGGTCGTGTGGGTGAAGTTATCACTAGGACTTGGCAAACAGCTGACAAAAACAAAAAAGAATTTGGCCGCTTGAAAGAAGAAAAAGGCGATAACGACAACTTCAGGATCAAACGCTACTTGTCTAAATACACCATTAACCCAGCGATCGCTCATGGGATTAGCGAGTATGTAGGTTCTGTAGAAGTGGGCAAAGTGGCTGACTTGGTATTGTGGAGTCCAGCATTCTTTGGCGTGAAACCCAACATGATCATTAAAGGCGGGTTCATTGCGTTAAGTCAAATGGGTGATGCGAACGCTTCTATCCCTACCCCACAACCGGTTTATTACAGAGAAATGTTCGCTCATCATGGTAAAGCTAAATACGATGCAAACATCACTTTTGTGTCTCAAGCAGCTTATGACAAAGGCATTAAAGAAGAATTAGGGCTTGAAAGACAAGTGTTGCCGGTAAAAAATTGCAGAAACATCACTAAAAAAGACATGCAATTCAACGACACTACCGCTCACATTGAAGTCAATCCTGAAACTTACCATGTGTTCGTGGATGGCAAAGAAGTCACTTCTAAACCAGCCAATAAAGTGAGCTTGGCGCAACTCTTTAGCATTTTCTAG
- a CDS encoding urease subunit alpha, with protein MKLTPKELDKLMLHYAGELAKKRKEKGIKLNYVEAVALISAHIMEEARAGKKTAAELMQEGRTLLKPDDVMDGVASMIHEVGIEAMFPDGTKLVTVHTPIEANGKLVPGELFLKNEDITINEGKKAVSVKVKNVGDRPVQIGSHFHFFEVNRCLDFDREKTFGKRLDIASGTAVRFEPGEEKSVELIDIGGNRRIFGFNALVDRQADNESKKIALHRAKERGFHGAKSDDNYVKTIKE; from the coding sequence ATGAAACTCACCCCAAAAGAGTTAGACAAGTTGATGCTCCACTACGCTGGAGAATTGGCTAAAAAACGCAAAGAAAAAGGCATTAAGCTTAACTATGTAGAAGCGGTAGCTTTGATTAGTGCCCATATTATGGAAGAAGCGAGAGCTGGTAAAAAGACTGCGGCTGAATTGATGCAAGAAGGACGCACTCTTTTAAAACCAGATGATGTGATGGATGGCGTGGCAAGCATGATCCATGAAGTGGGTATTGAAGCGATGTTTCCTGATGGGACCAAACTCGTAACCGTGCATACCCCTATTGAGGCCAATGGTAAATTAGTTCCTGGTGAGTTGTTCTTAAAAAATGAAGACATCACTATCAACGAAGGCAAAAAAGCCGTTAGCGTGAAAGTTAAAAATGTTGGCGACAGACCGGTTCAAATCGGCTCACACTTCCATTTCTTTGAAGTGAATAGATGCCTAGACTTTGACAGAGAAAAAACTTTCGGCAAACGCTTAGACATTGCGAGCGGGACAGCGGTAAGGTTTGAGCCTGGCGAAGAAAAATCCGTAGAATTGATTGACATTGGCGGTAACAGAAGAATCTTTGGATTTAACGCGTTGGTTGATAGGCAAGCAGACAACGAAAGCAAAAAAATTGCTTTACACAGAGCTAAAGAGCGTGGTTTTCATGGCGCTAAAAGCGATGACAACTATGTAAAAACAATTAAGGAGTAA
- a CDS encoding lipoprotein signal peptidase → MFGVDQAIKYAILEGFRYESLVIDIVLVFNKGVAFSLLSFLEGGLKYLQILLILGLFIFLMRQKELFKSHAIEFGMVFGAGVSNVLDRFVHGGVVDYVYYHYGFDFAIFNFADVMIDVGVGVLLLRQFFFKQKQNKIKA, encoded by the coding sequence ATTTTTGGCGTGGATCAAGCGATTAAATACGCTATTTTAGAGGGGTTTCGCTATGAAAGTTTGGTTATAGATATTGTTTTGGTGTTCAATAAAGGCGTGGCGTTTTCCTTGCTCAGTTTTTTAGAGGGGGGTTTGAAATACTTGCAAATCCTTTTGATTTTAGGGCTTTTTATCTTTTTAATGCGCCAAAAGGAGCTTTTTAAAAGCCATGCGATAGAGTTTGGCATGGTGTTTGGCGCTGGGGTTTCTAATGTTTTGGATCGGTTTGTGCATGGGGGCGTGGTGGATTATGTGTATTATCATTATGGGTTTGATTTTGCCATTTTTAATTTCGCTGATGTCATGATAGATGTGGGCGTGGGCGTTTTATTGTTAAGACAATTCTTTTTTAAGCAAAAACAAAACAAAATTAAGGCATAA
- a CDS encoding phosphoglucosamine mutase yields MRGKAGVKLTPMFVMRLGVAAGLYFKKHSQTNKILIGKDTRKSGYMVENALVSALTSIGYNVIQIGPMPTPAIAFLTEDMRCDAGIMISASHNPFEDNGIKFFNSYGYKLKEEEERAIEEIFHDEELLHSSYKVGESVGSAKRIDDVIGRYIVHLKHSFPKHLNLQSLRIVLDTANGAAYKVAPVVFSELGADVLVINDEPNGCNINEQCGALHPNQLSQEVKKYRADLGFAFDGDADRLVVVDNLGNIVHGDKLLGVLGVYQKSKNALSSQAIVATSMSNLALKEYLKSQDLELKHCAIGDKFVSECMRLNKANFGGEQSGHIIFSDYAKTGDGLVCALQVSALVLESKQVSSVALNPFELYPQSLINLNIQKKPPLESLKGYSALLKELDKLEIRHLIRYSGTENKLRILLEAKDEKLLESKMQELKEFFEGHLC; encoded by the coding sequence GTGAGGGGTAAAGCAGGGGTGAAACTCACCCCCATGTTTGTGATGCGTTTGGGCGTTGCTGCCGGGTTGTATTTTAAAAAACATTCTCAAACGAATAAAATTTTAATTGGTAAAGACACTAGAAAAAGCGGCTATATGGTAGAAAACGCTTTAGTGAGCGCTTTAACTTCCATAGGCTATAATGTGATTCAAATAGGGCCTATGCCCACCCCTGCGATTGCGTTTTTAACCGAAGACATGCGCTGTGATGCGGGCATTATGATAAGCGCGAGCCACAACCCTTTTGAAGATAATGGTATCAAGTTTTTCAATTCTTATGGTTATAAGCTTAAAGAAGAAGAAGAAAGAGCGATTGAAGAAATCTTTCATGATGAAGAATTGCTGCATTCTAGTTATAAAGTGGGCGAGAGTGTCGGTAGCGCTAAAAGGATAGACGATGTCATAGGGCGCTATATCGTGCATTTAAAACACTCTTTCCCCAAACATTTGAATTTACAGAGTTTAAGGATCGTGCTAGATACCGCTAATGGTGCGGCTTATAAGGTGGCTCCGGTCGTTTTTAGCGAGCTTGGGGCTGATGTGTTAGTGATTAATGATGAGCCTAATGGGTGTAATATTAATGAGCAATGCGGGGCTTTACACCCCAACCAGTTGAGTCAGGAAGTGAAAAAATACCGCGCAGATCTAGGCTTTGCTTTTGATGGCGATGCTGACAGGCTAGTGGTGGTGGATAATTTAGGGAATATCGTGCATGGGGATAAGCTTTTAGGGGTGTTAGGGGTTTATCAAAAATCTAAAAACGCCCTTTCTTCTCAAGCGATTGTCGCTACGAGCATGAGCAATTTAGCCCTTAAAGAATACTTAAAATCCCAAGATTTAGAATTGAAGCATTGCGCGATTGGGGATAAGTTTGTGAGCGAATGCATGCGATTGAACAAAGCCAATTTTGGAGGCGAGCAAAGCGGGCATATCATTTTTAGCGATTACGCTAAAACAGGCGATGGCTTGGTGTGTGCTTTGCAAGTGAGCGCGTTAGTGTTAGAAAGTAAGCAAGTGAGCTCTGTTGCGTTAAACCCCTTTGAATTATACCCCCAAAGCCTAATAAATTTGAATATCCAAAAAAAGCCCCCTTTAGAAAGCCTGAAAGGTTATAGCGCTCTTTTAAAAGAATTAGACAAGCTAGAAATCCGCCATTTGATCCGCTATAGCGGCACTGAAAACAAACTGCGAATCCTTTTAGAAGCTAAAGATGAAAAACTTTTAGAATCCAAAATGCAAGAATTAAAAGAGTTTTTTGAAGGGCATTTGTGCTAA
- a CDS encoding 30S ribosomal protein S20, which translates to MANHKSAEKRIRQTIKRTERNRFYKTKVKNIIKAVREAVAINDVAKAQERLKIANKELHKFVSKGILKKNTASRKVSRLNASVKKIALA; encoded by the coding sequence ATGGCAAATCATAAGTCCGCAGAAAAGCGAATCAGACAGACCATTAAAAGAACCGAACGCAACAGGTTCTATAAAACTAAAGTTAAAAATATCATTAAGGCCGTGCGTGAAGCGGTCGCCATCAATGATGTAGCAAAAGCTCAAGAGCGTTTGAAAATCGCTAATAAAGAGTTGCATAAATTTGTCAGCAAGGGGATTTTAAAGAAAAACACCGCTTCTAGGAAAGTCTCAAGGCTTAACGCTTCAGTGAAAAAAATCGCTCTCGCTTAG
- the prfA gene encoding peptide chain release factor 1, whose product MSILAEKLSSILKRYDELTALLSSAEVISDIKKLTELSKEQSSIEEISIASKEYLSVLENIKENKELLEDKELSELAKEELKILEIQKSDLETAIKQLLIPKDPNDDKNIYLELRAGTGGDEAGIFVGDLFKAYCRYADLKKWKVEIVSSSENSVGGYKEIIALIKGKGVYSRLKFEAGTHRVQRVPETESQGRIHTSAITVAIMPEVDDVEVSINPSDLKIEVFRAGGHGGQCVNTTDSAVRITHLPTNISVSMQDEKSQHKNKDKALKILKARLYEKQIEEQQLANAKDRKEQVGSGDRSERIRTYNYPQNRLSEHRINLTLYSLEEIMLSGNLDEVINPLIAHAQSQFE is encoded by the coding sequence ATGTCTATTCTAGCTGAAAAGCTTTCTTCCATTCTCAAACGATACGACGAACTCACAGCGTTGCTTTCTAGCGCTGAAGTAATTAGCGATATTAAAAAACTCACCGAATTGAGCAAAGAGCAAAGCTCCATTGAAGAAATCTCCATAGCGAGTAAAGAGTATTTGAGCGTTTTAGAAAATATCAAAGAAAATAAAGAGCTTTTAGAAGACAAGGAATTGAGCGAACTGGCTAAAGAAGAGTTAAAAATTCTAGAAATCCAAAAAAGCGATCTAGAAACTGCCATTAAGCAACTCCTTATCCCCAAAGACCCTAACGATGATAAAAACATCTATTTAGAGTTAAGGGCCGGCACGGGGGGCGATGAAGCGGGCATTTTTGTAGGGGATTTGTTTAAGGCGTATTGCCGTTATGCGGATTTGAAAAAATGGAAAGTAGAGATAGTGAGCTCTAGCGAAAACAGCGTAGGGGGCTATAAAGAAATCATCGCTTTGATTAAGGGCAAGGGCGTGTATTCAAGGCTCAAATTTGAAGCAGGCACGCATCGAGTCCAAAGAGTCCCCGAGACAGAATCTCAAGGGCGAATCCACACTTCCGCTATCACAGTAGCGATCATGCCTGAAGTGGATGATGTGGAAGTTTCTATCAACCCTAGCGATTTAAAGATTGAAGTGTTTCGCGCTGGCGGGCATGGGGGGCAATGCGTCAACACCACAGACTCTGCGGTGCGCATCACGCACCTTCCCACCAATATCAGCGTGAGCATGCAAGATGAAAAATCCCAGCATAAAAACAAGGATAAAGCCCTAAAAATCTTAAAAGCGCGCCTTTATGAAAAACAAATTGAAGAGCAGCAACTCGCTAACGCCAAAGACCGAAAGGAGCAAGTGGGTAGTGGGGACAGGAGCGAAAGGATCCGCACCTATAATTACCCGCAAAACCGCTTGAGCGAACATAGAATCAATTTAACTCTGTATAGTTTAGAAGAAATCATGCTTTCAGGGAATTTAGATGAAGTGATCAACCCTTTAATCGCTCATGCTCAAAGCCAGTTTGAATAA
- a CDS encoding outer membrane protein, translated as MKKVFLGMALAISVSMAEKSGAFLGGGFQYSNLENQNTTRTPGANNNTPIDTSMFSNNQTAPTPQTQSASKLDTKVNPSVTNTNNYGQMYGVDAMAGYKWFFGKTKRFGFRTYGYYSYNHANLSFVGSKLGIMDGASQVNNFTYGVGFDALYNFYESKEGYNTAGLFLGFGLGGDSFIVQGESYLKSQMQICNNTAGCSASMNTSYFQMPVEFGFRSNFSKHSGIEVGFKLPLFTNQFYKERGVDGSVDVFYKRNFSIYFNYMINF; from the coding sequence ATGAAAAAAGTTTTTTTAGGTATGGCATTAGCCATTAGTGTTTCCATGGCAGAAAAAAGCGGTGCGTTTTTAGGAGGGGGGTTTCAATATTCTAATTTAGAAAACCAAAACACCACCCGCACCCCAGGCGCTAACAATAACACCCCGATAGACACTTCAATGTTTAGTAACAATCAAACAGCTCCAACCCCCCAAACGCAGAGCGCTTCTAAATTGGATACTAAAGTCAATCCAAGCGTGACTAACACCAATAATTACGGGCAAATGTATGGGGTAGATGCGATGGCAGGGTATAAGTGGTTCTTTGGTAAGACCAAACGCTTTGGCTTTAGGACTTATGGATACTACAGCTATAACCATGCGAATTTAAGCTTTGTAGGCAGTAAGCTTGGAATCATGGATGGCGCATCTCAAGTGAATAACTTCACTTATGGCGTGGGCTTTGATGCACTCTATAACTTCTATGAAAGCAAAGAGGGCTATAACACAGCAGGGTTGTTCTTAGGCTTTGGATTAGGAGGGGATTCGTTCATCGTGCAAGGAGAGAGCTACTTGAAATCTCAAATGCAAATTTGCAACAACACCGCCGGCTGTTCAGCGAGCATGAACACGAGCTATTTCCAAATGCCTGTGGAATTTGGCTTTAGGAGCAATTTCTCTAAACACAGCGGGATTGAAGTGGGCTTTAAATTGCCTTTATTTACCAACCAATTCTATAAAGAAAGGGGTGTAGATGGATCGGTAGATGTGTTCTATAAAAGGAACTTCTCTATCTATTTCAACTACATGATCAACTTCTAA